The Eubacteriaceae bacterium Marseille-Q4139 genome has a window encoding:
- a CDS encoding phosphotransferase: protein MDRYKLLCRNIYENHSLTQRELAAAMKLSLGTCNHLVRECQEKELISFDASQGTYTLLKKGQKLLDSCRVDGAVILAAGFGSRFVPLTFETPKGLLEVFGERMIERQIRQLHEAGITDITIAVGYLKEKFEYLIDKYQVKLLYNPEYSSKNTISTVYHARDCFKGRNVYLLSSDNWLRENMYHAYECGAWYSSVYMEGKTSEWCMDFNKKGRITRVQVGGADSWVMYGPAYFSREFSDLFFPALEAYYHTPGTEQMYWEQVLLDLINGTVHEHLPGRPDFPAPEMDGNMQPDGQVYEFENLEELRGFDSRYRDHSNNEAMELISRVLAVPESEIREISCLKTGMTNKSFLFKVHGNHYICRIPGPGTGLLINRKQEKNVYDTVQGLGITDRVLYMDGESGYKISEYYEGAHVADPKNWDEVSRCMELLRKLHGSYIRVGHTFDIRERIGFYESLCAGYERELFEDYPEIRSHAEELLNLLDRLNRPKVLSHIDSVCDNFLFLPDGSLRLIDWEYAGMCDPLIDVSMCAIYSYYNEAEADTLLHIYLGREAQTEERKVFWAYMALGGFLWALWAIYKSSVGEEFGDYTIRMYRYAKTYYKKIREMENSGKSPLETEI from the coding sequence ATGGATCGCTATAAATTATTATGCAGAAACATTTATGAGAACCATTCTCTGACCCAGAGGGAGCTGGCGGCCGCCATGAAGCTTTCTCTCGGCACCTGCAACCATCTCGTCCGGGAATGCCAGGAGAAGGAGCTGATCTCCTTTGACGCTTCTCAGGGAACTTATACTTTATTAAAGAAAGGACAGAAACTCTTAGACTCCTGCCGGGTGGACGGAGCCGTCATTCTCGCGGCCGGCTTCGGCTCACGCTTTGTGCCGCTTACCTTTGAAACGCCCAAGGGGCTTCTCGAGGTCTTCGGCGAGAGGATGATTGAGCGGCAGATCCGCCAGCTCCACGAAGCCGGCATTACCGACATTACCATCGCTGTCGGCTACCTGAAGGAGAAATTTGAATATCTCATCGACAAATACCAGGTAAAGCTCCTTTATAATCCGGAATACAGCAGCAAGAATACCATCTCCACCGTCTACCATGCCAGGGACTGTTTTAAAGGCAGGAACGTCTACCTTCTCTCCTCTGACAACTGGCTCCGCGAGAACATGTACCACGCCTATGAGTGCGGCGCATGGTACTCTTCTGTTTATATGGAAGGCAAAACATCGGAGTGGTGCATGGATTTTAATAAGAAAGGACGCATCACGCGAGTACAGGTCGGCGGCGCCGATTCCTGGGTCATGTACGGGCCGGCTTATTTTTCCAGAGAATTCTCCGACCTCTTTTTCCCTGCCCTCGAGGCGTACTACCATACCCCCGGTACGGAGCAGATGTACTGGGAGCAGGTTCTCCTTGACCTCATCAACGGCACGGTTCATGAACATCTCCCCGGGCGCCCGGATTTTCCTGCGCCGGAGATGGACGGGAACATGCAGCCGGACGGCCAGGTCTACGAATTTGAGAATCTGGAGGAACTCCGCGGCTTCGACAGCCGCTACCGCGACCATTCCAACAACGAGGCCATGGAACTTATTTCCCGCGTCCTCGCTGTCCCGGAGTCAGAAATCCGGGAGATTAGCTGCTTAAAGACGGGCATGACAAACAAATCGTTCCTGTTTAAGGTTCATGGGAATCACTACATTTGCCGGATCCCTGGCCCGGGAACGGGGCTTCTCATAAACCGCAAACAGGAAAAAAATGTCTATGACACGGTTCAGGGGCTCGGCATCACCGACCGGGTGCTTTACATGGACGGGGAGTCCGGCTACAAAATTTCCGAATACTATGAGGGGGCGCATGTGGCTGATCCGAAAAACTGGGACGAAGTGTCCCGGTGCATGGAGCTTCTCCGAAAACTCCATGGCTCTTATATCCGCGTCGGCCACACGTTTGACATCCGGGAGCGGATCGGCTTTTATGAATCCCTGTGTGCCGGCTATGAGCGGGAGCTTTTCGAGGATTACCCGGAGATCCGCAGCCATGCCGAGGAGCTTTTGAACCTGCTGGACCGGTTAAACCGCCCGAAGGTGCTCTCCCACATTGACAGCGTCTGCGACAACTTCCTCTTTCTCCCCGACGGGAGCTTGCGGCTCATCGACTGGGAGTATGCCGGCATGTGCGATCCGCTGATCGACGTCAGCATGTGCGCCATTTATTCTTATTATAATGAAGCGGAAGCTGATACGCTGCTTCATATTTATCTTGGGCGGGAGGCTCAGACGGAAGAGCGGAAAGTCTTCTGGGCTTATATGGCGCTCGGCGGCTTCCTCTGGGCACTCTGGGCCATTTATAAGAGCAGCGTCGGCGAGGAATTCGGCGACTACACGATCCGGATGTACCGGTATGCGAAAACTTACTACAAAAAAATCCGGGAAATGGAGAATTCTGGGAAATCCCCGCTGGAAACGGAGATTTAA
- a CDS encoding sporulation initiation factor Spo0A C-terminal domain-containing protein produces the protein MSVRSILKRAGATKHYLGIEYLIEALNIMEKEGSTLPLTNLSKSLYHDIAQKYCTSKHCIERDIRTLINTLWTKGDITVLNQIFQTTLKKCPSNSEFIYALWLYSHKEDTNN, from the coding sequence ATGTCCGTTCGATCAATTTTAAAACGTGCTGGTGCTACCAAACATTATTTAGGAATAGAATATCTGATTGAGGCCTTAAATATTATGGAGAAAGAGGGGAGTACCTTACCGCTGACGAACCTCTCAAAGTCTCTGTATCATGACATTGCTCAAAAATACTGCACTTCAAAACATTGTATTGAGCGTGATATCAGGACTTTAATCAACACTCTCTGGACAAAAGGCGACATTACTGTTTTGAATCAGATATTCCAGACGACATTAAAAAAGTGTCCGTCCAATAGCGAGTTCATTTATGCATTATGGCTTTACAGCCACAAAGAAGATACTAATAACTAG
- a CDS encoding sugar transferase, giving the protein MRDYTQYKRVIKFLSSAVIVALESAIYGYVWIYHYNRIMEFPFWRKGNWLMIAVYMILFLFFNQMYGGFKVGFYKKWNVIYSQLLSLVLVNGITYLQIALLDKKFHSVMIMGTVTLVQAIVAVMWAFLFQFLYSRMFPQRRMLLVYGDRPAFHLMQKISTREDKYQIGNIIHFNQGLDEIMKLAPNYDAVIIGDIPSHERNQLLKQCFGRGIRTYTVPKISDVINRSSDDLNLFDTPLLLSRNEDLKIEQVVGKRVVDIIFSVLGLIVSSPFFLVIAFLIKATDGGPVFYKQLRLTKGRQEFMIYKFRTMIQDAEKDGHARLASEKDDRILPVGRFLRATRLDELPQLINILKGEMSVVGPRPERPELAEEIEKELPEFAYRLKVKAGLTGYAQIYGKYNTTSYDKLKLDLTYIRNYSFFLDLKLMIMTPKIMLMKESTEGVMENDERLEQQEAAAARMDIKLKSDL; this is encoded by the coding sequence ATGAGAGATTACACGCAGTATAAAAGAGTGATAAAATTTCTGTCTTCTGCCGTCATTGTCGCGCTGGAATCTGCGATTTACGGGTACGTCTGGATTTATCACTATAACCGGATCATGGAATTTCCGTTCTGGCGGAAGGGGAACTGGCTGATGATTGCGGTGTACATGATCCTGTTCCTGTTTTTTAACCAGATGTACGGCGGGTTCAAGGTGGGCTTTTATAAAAAATGGAATGTCATCTATTCGCAGCTTCTTTCTCTGGTTCTGGTGAACGGGATTACATATCTCCAGATCGCGCTGCTGGATAAGAAGTTCCATTCGGTCATGATTATGGGGACGGTGACGCTGGTGCAGGCCATTGTGGCTGTGATGTGGGCATTCCTGTTCCAGTTCCTTTACAGCAGGATGTTCCCGCAGAGGCGCATGCTGCTGGTTTACGGAGACCGGCCGGCGTTCCACCTGATGCAGAAGATCAGCACGAGAGAGGATAAGTATCAGATTGGAAACATCATCCACTTCAACCAGGGGCTTGATGAGATCATGAAGCTGGCGCCGAATTATGATGCGGTGATTATCGGGGATATTCCGTCCCATGAGCGGAACCAGCTTTTGAAGCAGTGTTTTGGACGCGGAATCCGGACGTACACGGTGCCAAAGATTTCGGATGTGATTAACCGCAGCTCCGATGATCTGAACCTGTTTGACACGCCGCTTCTGCTTTCCAGAAATGAGGATCTGAAGATTGAGCAGGTGGTTGGAAAGCGTGTCGTGGACATTATTTTTTCTGTGCTGGGGTTAATTGTTTCCTCGCCGTTTTTCCTGGTGATTGCGTTCCTCATTAAGGCGACGGACGGCGGCCCCGTGTTTTATAAGCAGCTTCGGCTCACGAAGGGACGGCAGGAGTTCATGATTTATAAGTTCCGCACCATGATTCAGGATGCGGAAAAGGACGGGCATGCCAGACTGGCGTCGGAGAAGGACGACAGGATTCTTCCGGTGGGGCGTTTTCTGCGTGCCACGAGGTTAGACGAGCTGCCGCAGTTAATCAATATTTTGAAGGGCGAGATGTCCGTGGTCGGGCCGCGGCCGGAGAGGCCGGAGCTGGCGGAGGAGATTGAAAAGGAGCTTCCGGAGTTTGCTTACCGCCTCAAGGTGAAGGCGGGGCTTACGGGTTATGCCCAGATTTACGGGAAGTACAATACGACTTCTTATGACAAGTTGAAGCTGGATTTGACCTACATCAGGAATTATTCGTTTTTCCTGGATTTGAAGCTGATGATTATGACGCCGAAAATTATGCTGATGAAGGAAAGCACCGAGGGCGTCATGGAGAATGATGAGCGGCTGGAACAGCAGGAAGCGGCTGCGGCAAGAATGGACATTAAACTGAAGTCGGATCTGTAA
- a CDS encoding SEC-C domain-containing protein: MKILTAFDKHDRGEIASFLETLTPDERTLAEKVFSACDGQDFEQAAQFCMQLLDRNPDLPAILLLLGQCLFATGDLRTANLVFSDLIQDHPDEEIPRIYYAMTLHGLGYYKEAVQQFRLLYPLDDYYPFFLNSYANTLQKLGKDAEARRLFREEASHFEETGSFATAEMLDGTFQNLLYLDVKLANGCYDTDMALYQRFLSAVSMDDSMKEHLVNTLIHWDTLLDLVWYRPKYRAFLDFISEKGFLAGEEEKDFLETAYMTLEFVESRTDSQAASFPAQFIGFLSELGRGLQSEDADDKFLIHSYFWYMCRYYPGHEAEIRSLAGKYPHTFRLADDFFARVHEDAEKESGRLLAEMLPLSDFKDFGALEKHLTNLYDSIQKQTKSETYVYDSDTPYRRSGKKIGRNDPCPCGSGKKYKNCCGKNA, encoded by the coding sequence ATGAAAATATTGACAGCTTTTGACAAGCATGACCGCGGAGAAATAGCTTCCTTCCTGGAAACTCTGACGCCCGATGAACGGACGCTGGCAGAAAAAGTGTTCTCCGCCTGCGACGGCCAGGATTTTGAGCAGGCCGCCCAATTCTGTATGCAGCTTTTAGACAGAAACCCTGATCTGCCGGCAATCCTTCTGCTGCTCGGACAATGTCTCTTTGCCACCGGCGATCTGAGAACCGCAAACCTGGTTTTTTCAGACCTCATACAGGATCATCCGGATGAAGAGATTCCCCGCATCTATTACGCCATGACGCTCCATGGACTGGGATACTACAAAGAGGCGGTTCAGCAGTTTCGCCTGCTTTACCCGCTCGATGACTATTACCCGTTTTTCCTGAATTCCTACGCGAATACCTTGCAGAAACTTGGGAAGGACGCGGAGGCCCGCCGCCTTTTCCGGGAGGAAGCCTCTCATTTTGAGGAAACAGGAAGCTTTGCCACTGCCGAAATGCTGGACGGCACCTTCCAGAATCTTCTTTATCTGGATGTCAAACTGGCCAATGGATGCTATGATACGGATATGGCGCTCTACCAGCGATTCCTTTCCGCAGTGTCCATGGACGATTCCATGAAGGAGCATCTTGTTAATACGCTAATCCACTGGGACACTCTGCTGGATCTTGTGTGGTACCGCCCAAAATACCGGGCTTTCCTTGATTTCATAAGCGAGAAAGGTTTTCTGGCCGGAGAAGAGGAAAAAGACTTTCTGGAGACTGCCTATATGACGCTGGAATTTGTGGAAAGCCGGACGGATTCCCAAGCGGCATCTTTTCCCGCCCAGTTCATCGGATTCCTTTCAGAGCTTGGACGCGGCCTCCAGTCCGAAGATGCGGACGATAAATTCCTCATACACTCCTATTTCTGGTACATGTGCCGCTACTATCCTGGCCACGAAGCAGAAATCCGGAGCCTGGCCGGGAAATATCCTCATACCTTCCGCCTGGCGGACGATTTTTTCGCCCGCGTCCATGAAGACGCAGAAAAAGAGTCCGGCCGCCTCCTGGCGGAAATGCTTCCGCTTTCAGACTTCAAGGATTTTGGAGCCCTGGAGAAACATCTGACGAACCTTTACGATTCCATCCAAAAACAGACAAAAAGCGAAACCTATGTATATGATTCCGATACTCCGTACAGAAGAAGCGGAAAAAAGATCGGCCGCAACGATCCCTGCCCCTGCGGCAGCGGGAAAAAATATAAAAACTGCTGCGGAAAAAACGCGTAA
- a CDS encoding O-antigen ligase family protein yields the protein MSNRIKKRESTQGNFSDNAALLMGIFTLVVLCLFPLVVRNKYFDIIETKYQFYSGCVIVAAVVMAGYGIVSGQIAAWVKGFQARSFVRGLSVTDWGMIAFWLSNVISWLLCTDWRWDGFWGTMGRYNGVFLMTLYLIAYFLVTRFFRFRQWYLDAFLAAGIFVCLFGITDYFQMDILGFKVNMLDEQKGIYVSSLGNINTYTVYVGAVLVVSMILFCLEKNRKKMFWYLANFALSSFALVMGTSDNAYLTLAALFGFSPLLLFRTKTGIRRYMISVSVFFTVIQCIDWINGAYADTVLGIEGVFSLIAGLSVLPVLVIGVWAVTGLIAFLLIKKGGDSETMGKWLIYVWIGVIAVVVAAAVFVFFDANVAGNADKYDAIRSYVVFDDKWGTERGYVWRRSFEIYNERYSLLQKMFGFGPDLFIIPMRYYYDGQTMGNMAVLYDSAHNEYIHYLLTLGIAGLASYLTFFISAIVGLCRRMKDRPEVAAVMFVAAAYAVQAVVNINLPITMPIILNFIAMGLCREKSGQ from the coding sequence ATGTCTAACAGGATAAAGAAACGGGAAAGCACACAGGGGAATTTCTCGGATAATGCGGCACTGCTGATGGGGATTTTTACTCTGGTTGTGCTTTGCTTGTTTCCGCTGGTGGTGCGGAATAAGTATTTTGATATTATTGAAACGAAGTACCAGTTTTACAGCGGCTGTGTGATCGTGGCGGCCGTTGTGATGGCGGGGTACGGAATTGTGAGCGGACAGATTGCGGCGTGGGTGAAAGGCTTCCAGGCCAGATCGTTCGTGAGGGGGCTCAGCGTTACGGACTGGGGGATGATTGCCTTCTGGCTCAGCAATGTGATTTCCTGGCTGCTTTGTACGGACTGGCGCTGGGACGGCTTCTGGGGAACCATGGGCCGGTATAACGGCGTGTTTTTGATGACGCTGTATCTGATCGCGTATTTTCTTGTCACCAGGTTCTTCCGGTTCAGGCAGTGGTACCTGGATGCTTTCCTTGCGGCGGGCATTTTTGTCTGCCTGTTCGGAATTACGGATTATTTCCAGATGGATATCCTGGGCTTTAAGGTGAACATGCTGGATGAGCAGAAGGGGATCTATGTGTCCTCTCTGGGAAACATCAATACTTACACGGTTTATGTCGGGGCTGTTCTGGTGGTTTCGATGATCCTGTTCTGTCTGGAGAAGAACAGAAAGAAGATGTTCTGGTATCTTGCGAATTTTGCGCTTTCCAGTTTTGCCCTTGTCATGGGTACAAGCGATAATGCGTATCTGACGCTGGCGGCGCTGTTCGGCTTTTCGCCGCTCCTGCTTTTCCGGACAAAGACGGGGATTCGTCGGTACATGATTTCGGTTTCGGTATTTTTTACGGTGATCCAGTGCATTGACTGGATCAATGGGGCGTATGCGGACACGGTTCTCGGCATTGAGGGTGTGTTCAGCCTGATTGCCGGCCTTTCGGTTCTGCCGGTTCTTGTGATCGGCGTCTGGGCGGTGACGGGGCTGATTGCGTTTCTTCTTATTAAAAAGGGCGGAGATTCGGAGACCATGGGCAAGTGGCTGATTTATGTCTGGATCGGTGTGATTGCCGTTGTTGTGGCTGCTGCTGTGTTTGTGTTTTTTGATGCGAATGTGGCTGGGAATGCCGATAAGTATGATGCGATCCGTTCGTATGTGGTGTTTGACGACAAATGGGGGACGGAGCGCGGATATGTCTGGCGGCGTTCTTTCGAGATTTATAATGAGAGGTATTCGCTTTTGCAGAAGATGTTTGGCTTCGGGCCGGATCTTTTTATCATTCCGATGCGCTATTACTATGATGGACAGACCATGGGGAACATGGCGGTGCTTTATGACAGTGCCCACAATGAGTACATCCATTATCTTCTGACCCTGGGCATTGCGGGACTTGCGTCGTATCTGACATTTTTCATTTCTGCCATCGTGGGGCTTTGCCGGAGAATGAAGGATCGTCCGGAGGTGGCGGCTGTGATGTTTGTGGCCGCAGCTTATGCAGTGCAGGCGGTTGTCAACATCAATCTGCCGATTACGATGCCGATTATCCTGAATTTTATTGCCATGGGGCTTTGCAGGGAGAAGAGCGGACAGTAG
- a CDS encoding kinase: MIITQTPFRMSFFGGGTDFPDFYREHGGAVISTSFDKYCYVNVRHLPRFFDYATELSYSKIERVVDVEEIKHPAIREAMKFLDMHELRLTYEADLPARSGLGTSSSFAVGMLNAFYALKGKYADKKKLADEAIYLERVLCKESGGIQDQIAAAFGGLNRINFNAEGYEVKPVIISPERKRQLNRNLMLFFTGFSRFSSDIQETTQKALADKEKQLLEMLSLVDDAERILTSKTDLNEFGRLLDYTWKLKRGISSQISTGTIDDLYDRGMKAGALGGKLLGAGGGGFLLFYVEEDKREAVHQAMEDLLYVPFRFENSGTRVIYYTPEEYEKR, from the coding sequence ATGATTATTACACAGACACCTTTCAGAATGTCTTTTTTTGGCGGCGGGACGGATTTCCCGGATTTTTACAGGGAGCATGGCGGCGCCGTGATTTCGACGTCGTTTGACAAGTATTGTTATGTCAATGTCAGGCATTTGCCGCGTTTTTTTGATTATGCAACAGAGCTTTCGTATTCTAAGATCGAGCGGGTTGTGGATGTGGAGGAGATTAAGCATCCGGCCATCCGCGAGGCCATGAAGTTTCTTGACATGCATGAGCTGCGCCTGACTTATGAGGCGGATCTGCCGGCCAGGTCAGGGCTTGGGACGAGTTCGTCGTTTGCGGTCGGGATGCTGAATGCGTTTTATGCGTTAAAGGGAAAGTATGCCGATAAGAAGAAGCTGGCCGATGAGGCGATTTATCTGGAGCGGGTGCTCTGCAAGGAGAGCGGCGGCATCCAGGATCAGATTGCGGCGGCTTTCGGCGGATTGAACCGGATCAATTTTAATGCCGAGGGGTACGAGGTGAAGCCGGTGATTATTTCGCCGGAGCGGAAGCGGCAGCTAAACAGGAATCTGATGCTGTTTTTTACCGGCTTTTCCAGGTTTTCTTCGGATATTCAGGAGACGACCCAGAAGGCGCTGGCCGATAAGGAGAAGCAGCTTTTGGAGATGCTTTCGCTGGTGGATGATGCGGAGCGGATCCTGACTTCGAAGACGGATCTTAACGAGTTTGGACGGCTTCTGGACTATACCTGGAAGCTAAAGCGCGGGATTTCCAGCCAGATTTCCACGGGGACGATTGATGATCTCTACGACCGGGGAATGAAGGCGGGGGCTCTTGGCGGGAAGCTTCTCGGCGCCGGCGGAGGCGGTTTCCTTCTTTTTTATGTGGAAGAGGATAAGAGGGAGGCGGTGCATCAGGCGATGGAGGATCTGCTTTATGTGCCGTTCCGGTTTGAAAACAGCGGGACTCGGGTGATTTATTATACGCCGGAGGAATATGAGAAGAGATGA
- a CDS encoding DUF2791 family P-loop domain-containing protein, translating to MFDMEARHIIESLRSGIPSRAVGQYFSDARPQLMKEISGRLEHTAETGISNGMVISGKYGEGKTHILNTVFNMAHANRMAVSFLSLSKETPMDKLHLVYQKIISSTYLPMRNQPGFLHLLDQMTPGSPAANELLLYSAKGLETDKLYYLLRSYLNTEDQEEKFQLQSDLEGDFVGNAVVKRIYKRIFNETAKYSVTFSKTKHCMDYFSFMSHLFTKLGCRGWVILIDEAKLMGRLGKKARLNAYRNMASFLRPGENLDSVFTMFALSASYAEDVIEGKHEFENLAELYPDNEEPMKTVLNMLLKAPQLLPLTKDEIRRVLAQIQEFHGRAYGWNPEVSTDSILKATQSGGYLLRTKIRAAIEFFDQLYQYGEAGDTKINELGAETFEEDGTPELESVLGTGENHENIDSF from the coding sequence ATGTTTGATATGGAAGCAAGACACATTATCGAATCCCTGCGCTCCGGAATCCCCTCCCGCGCCGTCGGTCAGTATTTTTCCGACGCCAGGCCGCAGCTCATGAAAGAGATTTCCGGCCGTCTGGAACACACCGCCGAAACCGGCATCTCCAACGGCATGGTAATTTCCGGCAAATACGGCGAGGGCAAAACCCACATCCTGAACACAGTTTTCAACATGGCCCACGCCAACCGCATGGCCGTCTCCTTCCTCTCCCTGAGCAAAGAGACTCCCATGGACAAGCTGCATCTCGTGTACCAGAAAATCATCAGCAGCACCTACCTGCCCATGCGAAATCAGCCCGGCTTCCTCCATCTGCTGGATCAGATGACGCCTGGAAGCCCGGCCGCAAACGAACTTCTCCTCTACTCCGCCAAGGGCCTGGAGACCGACAAGCTGTACTACCTCCTGCGCTCCTATCTGAACACGGAAGATCAGGAGGAAAAGTTCCAGCTCCAGTCCGACCTGGAGGGCGATTTCGTCGGAAATGCCGTCGTGAAGCGCATCTATAAGCGGATTTTCAATGAAACAGCCAAATATTCCGTAACCTTCAGCAAAACCAAGCACTGTATGGATTACTTTTCCTTCATGAGCCATCTTTTCACAAAACTTGGCTGCCGCGGATGGGTCATCCTGATCGATGAGGCCAAGCTCATGGGCCGTCTTGGGAAAAAGGCCAGGCTGAACGCCTACCGGAACATGGCCTCCTTCCTGCGCCCCGGTGAAAATCTGGACTCCGTCTTCACCATGTTTGCGCTGAGCGCCTCCTATGCCGAAGATGTGATCGAGGGAAAACACGAATTTGAAAATCTGGCAGAGCTTTATCCCGACAACGAAGAACCCATGAAAACAGTTCTGAACATGCTGTTAAAGGCGCCTCAGCTTCTGCCGCTCACGAAAGACGAGATTCGCCGCGTTCTCGCCCAGATCCAGGAATTCCACGGACGGGCATACGGCTGGAACCCGGAGGTTTCCACCGATTCCATCCTCAAGGCGACCCAGTCCGGCGGCTATCTCCTTCGGACAAAAATCCGGGCCGCCATCGAATTCTTTGACCAGCTCTACCAGTACGGCGAAGCCGGCGACACAAAAATCAACGAACTTGGCGCCGAAACCTTCGAGGAAGACGGCACGCCGGAGTTGGAATCTGTCCTCGGAACAGGAGAAAATCATGAAAATATTGACAGCTTTTGA
- a CDS encoding HAD-IIIA family hydrolase → MQAVIMAGGKGTRLAELTRDEIPKPMVPVAGKPLLLWQVERLKENGITDIVMVIGHLGEKIQEFFGDGAQFGVRIRYFLEETPLGTAGSFFYLNGMLAEEPFLMMSGDLLFDVDFERMVQFHKEKGAAATLFVHPNGHPFDSDLLVLDENDRAVRFDSKHNTRDYWYDNCVNAGIFVFEKSICERVKAPEKCNLENDILKAMIEEGEPVFGYRSPEYVKDVGTVDRISQALKDIERGFISGKCLKKKQKCIFLDRDGTLNQYRGLVYREEDFELEPCAAEAVRLINGSGRLGIVVTNQPVVARGLCEMEDVERIHRKMATLFGREGVYLDDVFFCPHHPDKGYPEENPAYKIPCECRKPKIGMVLEAAEKYHIDLSQSWMVGDTTMDIQTGINAGMRTALVLTGEAGGDKKYDVKPDLVCRDVLEAVKMILAESDGGAA, encoded by the coding sequence ATGCAGGCAGTAATCATGGCAGGCGGCAAAGGGACGAGGTTGGCTGAGCTTACGCGGGATGAGATTCCGAAGCCTATGGTGCCGGTGGCGGGAAAGCCGCTGCTTTTATGGCAGGTGGAGAGGCTTAAGGAGAATGGGATCACGGATATTGTGATGGTGATCGGGCATCTCGGCGAGAAGATTCAGGAGTTTTTTGGTGACGGCGCGCAGTTTGGCGTCCGGATCCGGTATTTTTTGGAAGAGACACCGTTGGGGACGGCGGGCTCTTTCTTCTATTTAAATGGGATGCTGGCGGAGGAGCCGTTTCTTATGATGTCCGGGGATCTGCTTTTTGATGTGGATTTTGAGCGCATGGTGCAGTTCCATAAGGAGAAGGGGGCGGCGGCGACGCTGTTTGTCCATCCCAACGGCCATCCGTTTGATTCGGATCTTTTGGTTCTCGATGAAAATGACCGGGCGGTGCGGTTTGATTCCAAGCATAATACGCGGGATTACTGGTATGATAACTGTGTGAATGCCGGCATTTTTGTGTTCGAGAAGAGTATCTGCGAGCGCGTGAAGGCGCCGGAAAAGTGCAATCTGGAGAATGATATTTTAAAGGCCATGATTGAGGAGGGCGAGCCTGTTTTTGGCTACCGGTCACCGGAGTATGTGAAGGACGTGGGGACTGTGGACAGGATTTCGCAGGCCTTAAAGGACATTGAGCGGGGCTTTATTTCCGGGAAATGTCTGAAAAAGAAGCAGAAATGTATTTTTCTCGACCGGGACGGCACGCTCAACCAGTACCGCGGGCTTGTGTACCGGGAAGAGGATTTTGAGCTGGAGCCATGTGCGGCGGAGGCGGTTCGCCTGATCAACGGTTCCGGGCGTCTCGGGATTGTGGTGACGAACCAGCCGGTGGTGGCCCGCGGGCTTTGTGAGATGGAGGACGTGGAGAGGATCCATCGGAAGATGGCGACGCTTTTTGGACGCGAAGGCGTGTACCTGGATGATGTGTTCTTTTGCCCGCATCATCCCGACAAGGGGTATCCCGAGGAGAATCCTGCCTATAAGATTCCGTGTGAGTGCAGGAAGCCGAAAATCGGGATGGTTCTTGAGGCGGCAGAGAAGTATCATATTGACCTTTCGCAGTCGTGGATGGTTGGCGATACGACCATGGATATCCAGACCGGCATCAACGCAGGGATGCGGACGGCATTGGTGCTCACCGGTGAGGCCGGCGGGGATAAGAAATATGATGTAAAGCCGGATCTTGTGTGCCGTGATGTTTTGGAGGCCGTGAAGATGATTTTGGCAGAGAGTGATGGGGGTGCAGCATGA